atgaaactcAATCAAGCAATGTTTTCTACAAGTTTAAATATACAACCTACAGATACTGCACTTTTCATTAATGGTTTATTTTTTGATCTAGAAGCAGTAGATGTGCTTAGTCTTTTAGAATCATTAAGAAGCGAATTAAGAGTAATGGAATCTCTTCGTAAAATCGGTACGACACATGTTGTATTGTTAGGAATAACTTGTTAAATGCAAAATGAACTATAACATTACTGAACATCTCATTTATAGGATTTAGTAACAAGGAGATGAGTACATTGCTGGCTTTGGATTTGTCCACTAACATGGATAAACAAGAATTTGCAATGGATATAAGAGATTCGGCAATAATTTGGGTAAACGATATCGAACAGGATTCAGCTTACGGGAGATGGTCGTCGTCGTTAACAGAATTATTAAGACCAACTTTTCCTGGCATGCttagaaatattagaagaaatttgtacaatttggTTTGTAAACGTTGATGATCCAGATTACAATGTAATGTTAGACAATTGTAAAGATacaaatctatttaaaaattgtatatttcaatagGTATTAATTATCGACCCTTTAAGCGGAGAATCCACCCCTTTGATAACTTTAGCACAATCTTTATATCTACATTCCGCACCATTAAGAGTAGGTTTTGTTTTCGTAACGAATTACAATACTTCTATAACTGGATTGACTGATGCTAGTGTTGCCGTTAATAATGCATATCATTACTTTGCGGAAACTAAAGGATCGGAACATGCTTTGCAATTTCTGATAAACGTAAGGCCTCACAGTATTCGATCATTTGTTGTGTAGTCTCATTAATCATATATATGAAATGAAcgatatttgtaattcatGATGTATAATTTTAGTTAGGAAATTATATTGGTCCAGAAGGTCCAGACGTAGAAGATGTAAAGAAAGCAATAAAAGTGCAAGATTCGTCTGctaacataaattatatccTCGGTGAAGAATCTGAATATGACGTAGGACGTCACTTAGCTAATGATTTCGTAAAACGATCtggttttaaaaaatttccgCAAGCTTTGCTAAATGGTGTACCTTTGTCAGCCGAACAATTGAACGCCAACTCATTCGAAGAAGCTGTTCTATCTACGATCATGTCACAAACGCCTGCATTACAAAAAGCAGTGTATCGAGGAGAAATAACCGAAGGAGATGATGTAGTCGATTATATTATGAATCAACCAAATGTTATGCCTCGGTAtgagattttatttaaaaattcacgaatGTGATCCTTGCGATTTCAGTtcgtttattatctttatccACTTGTTATAGCTTGAACGAGCGAATATTAAAACCGGAGAAACACACATGGTTAAACTTAATCGGCACTATACCTAACGataaagattataataaatggaGTCCTCAGGATTTGTCAACATGGTTGATGGATAGAATGCGTTATATATACGTAACACGACGCACAAGTGTACACCATTTATATACCTTTTGGGTTGTAGCAAATTTAAATGATGCAGAAGGGAGACAATTATTACGCGAGGCACTTGAATACATAGTAAGTGATTTTTCTTGCTTGTTTATGCACAGAGTTGTACAATAAAGTAACtaagtaaattatttccattaatatttaaatataattgtgcGATGATTATGATTCAGGATTCGAATGCAGATGTCAGAATTAGTGTAATCGTTAATCCGTTCGACGGTACTAATGATGATAATACAATTGATATTAATCAAATAGTTCTAGCTACGTTACATAGCCTGCCGGTAGATAAGGCTATACGTTTTATTCGTAACATAATTAAAGAAGATGTTGCTAACGGCAAAATTAACATAgaggtaattattttttttttacgaaaaaatttGGCAatgctaataaatatttaacaaattatcgtaaaattagGAGGAGGCTGTAAAAGAACAATTGAAAAACCAAGCCGATGAATTGTTTGTACATCGCCAGTACGTGAAAACGGTACTAAACCTGCAACAAGGAGTTAGAGCGATCGTGTGTAATGGACGATTAATTGGTCCTTTAGATGAGGGCGAAGAATTTACAAGCGAAGATTTTTCGCTTTTGGAAAGATTCAGTCAAAGTACTTATGATGataaattgttcaaaatattaataaagggACAATTGTTGGAAAATGATGAGTATGGTACGGAAGTTAATCTATgataacatatacatatgatgTAGCTGTGGTATCTATGTTATTTGAATGATACAATGTTGTAATGATCTTTTGTGCAGAAAAAAACGAAATCACTGATGAtatgataatgaaaattacatcCTTGTTAGCATCGCACCCTCAAACGCGGAGCAGATTTCACGTTCCATTTCACGGTGATGAATATAGGTGAGTGTGgaaatggtaaaaaaataatttttatgagcGAGCTTAAACAATTAAACGATCCCTAACATtctaattgttaatatatctAGCGCCATAAAGGTTCCAGCAACAAATTCGGATGAAGTGGCATTTACCTTGATTGCTATCGTTGATCCAGTATCTCGCGGCGCACAAAAATTGGGTCCGATTTTAAAAACGCTTCAACAATCTTTAAACTGTAACGTTAAAGTGTTTTTAAACTGTTTGGACAAAAATAGCGATATGCCGTTGAAAAGGTATATTGTATActgttcttttaattttatacgaaattatgtTACTACATTGAGCtattccttttatatttatgcattttatttatgttacttcagtttttatcgtttcgtgTTCAAACCTCAGTTACAATTCACCCCCGACGGACGTGTTAATGGGGCTATggcaaaatttacaaaattaccaAGATCATCTCTTTTGACACAGTATATTCATGCGCCAGAAAATTGGTTAGTGGAAGTAGTTAGGAGCGTGTACGATTTAGACAATATTAAATTGGATAATGTGGCAATTGGAGTGCACAGGTAAGTGTATCGCGTTGGAAGAAACTATAGATCACAATTAAAATGTGCTTGTTGTATATCCACAATTCTTTTTTACAGCGAATTTGAATTAGAGCATTTACTTCTTGAAGGTCATTGTTTCGAAGCAGTAATCGGAAATCCACCTCGTGGATTACAAATCACATTGGGAACGGAAAAGCAACCATTAATGGTGGACACTATAGTAATGGCGAACTTAGGATATTTTCAGCTTAAAGCAAACCCAGGGGAATGGATATTGCGTTTGCGGCAAGGACGGTCGGCGGAAATCTATGATTTTACTACTATCGGTGGTCAAGATGTTTTACAGAACGGCAATGACGTAAAAGTTGTTATAAGTTCTCTCAGAAGTCACGTGTTGAAAGTCAAAGTATCGAAAAAGCCGGACAAGGTGGGAATGGATCTTTTATCGGAAGACGATAAAAATTCTGGCTTATGGAACTCTATTTCTAGGTAAATAAAACTTGCACTGTTCGCTTTTGTATAGGTATATGTCGGCTACGCCTTTTTAGAATAGCTTTAAATTCGCGTTGGCACTAAGCATAcataaagatatgaaatatttttaacacatCGTGTTAGGCGATCCTCTaactttaatttctgtttattttctctctctttttagCTTTTCCAAATTTTGGTAAGCTTTCAACAACTACTTAAACATTAtcgcgtataacgtatattgctCGTAATGTGTAaagatacataattattttaccaaTTGTTTCGCATCTTAAACGTGTGTTATACATTTGAATACAACACTTGTTGTACGGTTATTCAATCACGTTACATACCTTCCTGAAATTCAACGAAAAAACAGTtgaatttcttccatttcctaATTTTATCGCTCTCTTCGAAATTAGGACATTTACGACAGCAGACGATAGTGACGATgaggatgaaaaattaaatatcttctctTTAGCCTCTGGACACTTGTATGAAagatttctgaaaattatgaTGTTAAGCGTTATAAAGCATACCAAAAGTCCCGTCAAATTCTGGTTTCTGAAGAATTATCTATCACCAACGTTAAAAGTAAGCGATTACGTTCATGAAgtggaattaataaataaattaaacgacaTATTTCAACAAATCTTCCTTCATTTTAGGATTTTTTACCACATATGGCAAAGGAATATGGTTTTGAATATGAATTGGTACAATACAAATGGCCTCGCTGGCTCCATCAACAAACTGAAAAGCAAAGAACCATATGGGGTtacaaaatactatttttGGATGTGCTGTTCcctttaaacgttaaaaagataatattcgTTGACGCTGATCaggtataataattatgtacaaGCAATTACTGtaaatcattaatatttttgttatctttGCTGTTACTACTGTTACTTCTGTACGATCGTAATAACATTGTATTATGTTAGGTTGTAAGGGCAGATTTAAAAGAATTGGCGACCATGGACCTTGGCGGCGCGCCATATGCATACACTCCATTCTGTGACAGCAGGAAAGAAATGGACGGATTTCGATTTTGGAAACAAGGTTATTGGCGAAATCATTTACAGGGCCGTGCTTATCACATCAGTGCTCTGTACGTGGTAGATTTGAAGCGATTCCGACGTATTGCAGCCGGAGACAGATTAAGGGGACAGTATCAAGCATTGAGCCAAGATCCTAATAGTTTGTCTAATTTGGACCAAGTTCGTACGATACTAACAGTAATACCGAAATGattcgattaaataatatataacgattaCAAATTAGCGCGTCGTTTTAGGATCTCCCCAATAACATGATTCATCAAGTGGGCATTAAATCACTGCCGCAAGAGTGGTTATGGTGTGAGACTTGGTGCGACGATGCATCCAAGAAATATGCCAAAACTATAGACTTggtaaataaagtttatattatAGATTCGTTACATTTAGTTGATAATACATTTCTAACGTAAACTTAAACATATTGTTCGATCTTTGCATCACGCAGTGTAATAATCCAATGACTAAGGAAGCTAAATTACAAGCTGCTGTACGTATATTACCGGAATGGATAGGTTatgatgaagaaataaaagccTTACAGACGAAGCTGGAGAATGAGAATAGACAAacggagaaggaagaaaatggtATTGATTAAACGCATCGATTAAACAACGATAGCCAATACTTTACCAATGCTTCTCGCAACATTATacatatcaataatattatatatatatcaattttgttATCAATTCTTCTTgtcctcttttattttagaaacattCGAAGATGTGGAAGATTTTACCAAGCACGAAGAATTATAAGCAGAAATGGTATGAATTGTACGGAAATCGAtcaagaaaagagaagagttTTACGAATAACTTTCCAGAACTagttaaatttcgttttcaataTATACAAGCACATTGTTGCAGTGACGCGTGATTTTTTTGAATGCCGAGGAAGTAAGAAGAATGCGATACATTTACACGCGAATATCGAACGCTGCAGGGTGAAATAGATTACTGCAACTGATTGTATGAAATTCAGCGAAACATTCAGCCATTTGAAAATGGATCGTTGTTATCGTAATATCGTAGTAGTTAACTGTAGCCGGACAACTATGGCCGTGCCGTTAACACGATTGTGATTTTGTATTGTCTACTTTAtagttgtaaaaaataaacttgtAACGTTTGTAAggtatcttttataaatacacgTTCCTTCGACGGATGAGAATGCTTTCTCTTGCACATAGAATAAGAAAACGTTCGActttatacgaaatttttcacaatttttgtCCATGTATATCAAAATTGTTACTCTGAGAAAAAAAGATCAATCGATTGATTTATAAAGTGAAAGCATTTCCGAAAGAATACATCTTATTTGCCTAGTAATGACATCTTTCGTCGATAGAAAAACATACAACTGTGATAGATCGAGCGCGGTGTACGGTCGAGTCAAGTTTTTCGACGTGTATAGCGGTTAATGTCTTCTTGTTTacattattcgtattattcggtgaaatcgaaaggaagaaatactTGTATTAGAGACTTGTATTAAAGACTTAAGAGAAAGAACCTACATTTTGTCACAAGAATGGATAAAGCTATTCGAAGAAATCATATATCGtacgtaatttcattttatccttTAATGTTTATAAGAATTTGAGGCTTATAAGTATGTACGTTTCTGTAACTATAAATTGtttacaatgaaaatatatataagagGTGATCAATCGATGAAACGATAATTTAACCAGTAACGTATCGAgttaatatttacgtttattaaCGACACAAttgttttcatataaatttttaatgcagAGGTTCGATGGACATTTTCTCTtcatttcatcttttttattttccttatttttaacaatatgttTTGGCATTAACGATTTTTAACATTCGTTCGCATTCCAAAAGCATATTCTTAGTTTTCCGTAGTTCCTTCTTCGAAGTTCATTCGATAAAGTCCTGGTATAATGGTTTTTAAAACGAGTCTTTCGCACTTTTCCTAATGacgatttacttttattttcgagTTCATCTTGCTTACGACAAAAGTTGAAAGGTGAatgaaaaagaggagagaaagaaaggatcCTGTAAGCACACATGTACGCACAGGTACATTGTTGTTTTTTGAAGTTATATCATCGAACACACGTTTACCTCGAGGAGATTTTCTTTGCAAAAAGTAAGTAATTACAATGTGATTAAATACAACGAGAAATAATGTACAACACTTGCGCGTTATAAACTGGAATTGAATTAATCGCTGAAAAAGAGATTGTACACTTGTCGAGAATACGGCTGACTCTGTTGAAGctcaaattttgtttattccaATTTAAGTAAAAGCGGTtttgtatttcaaaaataattggCTAAATATGAGTTTCaaaaaattggattttttCTATACACTTGACTCGTAAAACGATCGTTAGTTCTCAAACATCAGAAGGAAAGTCGCAACTTAAATGAATTGCGAATGCGAATTTCTCGACCCGCGGCTACAGACTGTTTTATCATGAACTTTTTACGCGCGTTTACCAATAGATTCGTTTCTATAATCGAAATCGAGGGCAAGAAATCAAATGGAGCGAAATCTTATAGGCaaggaaaaaggaataaaaacgGAAAGACGGagtacgatcgatcgatcgaacaaagTTCCAATCGCGATTGCTTTCGAGCCCATCTGTCTCACCGAACAATCGATAGATCAGATCGGTGAATGATAGAAATTTCGGAGAACCATGACAGTTTGTTACAATGTTGATTGTAACAAACGCTACGTCAGGAAATAACAGAAACAGGAAAGCGCGATACATCGAGGCACGAGGCTATCGTACGCAAAGCGCGACAAAGATAGAATGAACGGCAAATAGATAGGAAGTTTGAAAGGCAGAAACAGATAGAGGAAGCGAGAAGTGGGGGAACCGATGAGCCAAGAAGGGGTgaaagaggaggaaggaaATCGGTAGAGAGCGATCTTGAAGCAGAAAGTGGGGGAGGGAATGGAGAAGGATAGCGTGGAAAAGAgcaagaggaaaagagaggaagagccGAGGAGAAACTGATCGAGAGTTAAGCTATCTGGTAAAACAAACGGACGAGGCTGGACAGTGGGTTTTCTACTAAAAGACGGGATGAAGTGGCAAACGGTTTGCGTTGTTCGTACAACTAGTGACGCGCGCACGGACTATTCACGTATCTCTGATCGGCCGAGGACTTAATACACTTGGCCACTTTCGGTTGTATGTTCGCGTCGCGTCCGTTTTTTGTTGCCCCGGGTCGGCTCACCTGGCCTCGCTACGCCACGAGTTGCATCGCTTCGTATAGCACCTATCGGTTCGGTTTGACCatcgcgccgcgccgcgccgcgtcgCGACGTCGCGTCTTCGTTTTCTCTcccttttgcttttctttaacatatttttgatCGATCTACCGAACGGTGAATTGATTTGGTTGTTCATTGCACTCACGATCAGCGCTGCTGTCTACCGCACGCtcgcacgcacacgcacacacacacatacacgcagTCCTCCGCAGCACGAGGATCATGGACGAGGAAAGGATCAAGCTGTGAGTTCGAACATCCCTTTCGAATTCGATCGGATCGATTCGGATCTGGTCGGATCGAATCGCCTTTCCCACCTCTCCCCACCTAATAAATTCACCGCGTCGCATCACGTCGTCGCGCAGCCTACCGCGCGCTATGATTACACGTTCGTTCTTACAAAGATCGTCGCGGTATCCTGGCAAATGATTTTTACCAAAAATACATCTTTCATTAAAGAAATGGacaacgatattaattatttagtcTCTCGACCACTCTGTCACATAGGAGAAACATTCGACCTCTCTGCTTACGCTAAATTCTCCTATCAAAATTCTACGACTTCCGAGCACTTATTCCGTTTACTTTCGAgcaattatttgttttttttttaaatcacttTTTCCCTGTTTTTTCTCTTACATCATTTCTACATGCTCAACTCACCATAACTTTGATACCGATAAAATCAAATTCGAAGGCGCGTCCGTGTCTTGACAGCTAGGCTGTATGTTATACTATAAAGCAGGAAGTGAATTTCGTTCATCTATCTAtcgcaaagaagaaaaaatatttagttatttgAACGTGACAGAGATGCGACTGTACGTTTGTTATTTATGCGCAGTCGGCCATGATCACCTGACGTTTAGCTATATTTGCAGTAAATCTcgttgtaaattgtaaatctCGGAATGGTAATACTTTGAGATAACTCGAAAAGCGAATTGGCGAGCAAATAGACGCATGTCgttacaaaaaattttattcatctttaacattttgtatttttagtattattagACAAGAATACAAGAAATACCGGAAGTCAATCCaatcaaatataattgaaagaagCAATCAGTGTGATTAGAAGTATACGTCGCGTATAACACGGTCCTGAATAAACGTGTTCGTCCGGTTCGAATGATTTTGCACACGGCATTACTGTTAGCCGGAATCGTAGTATTTTTGTCGTGAGAAGTCATTCTTACGGATAACGATTTAACGAATGCGCATTTGCACATGTTATCCTCGATGATATCTTGTTAGATAGCGAGCTACGTGAGAAACGATAACGATCGTTAAGAGGATCACGCGCGATCTCACGTAAACGGGAGTTTCCACCTAATCACCGACTTTTCTTCCTGAATTGCTTGCGCCGCGCTCTCCCACTTTCGATCTTATCTCGCGCAAGTTTTCCCCTTTGAATTTTAGGCGGCAATCTTTAACTAATTacacacaaaaaaaaaaacaaaaaaggataAGAAATATCATGATCGATAAACAATTGATAACAATAGTAAACAACGATATTTCTCTATCggtctatgtatgtataatatctaTACGTGGATATAATGCTGGATTTTTCAGCAAACGATCGAAATAAGAGAAACGTGCAAATGCGTATCTATCTATTTCTGCTTCGATTTATCTACATAAAAGTTATTCAcgacaatgaaatttttttctcaCGATAACGCGTTCAGGGACGCTCGACACAGATCGGGCCAAAGCGGGATTAAGCGATCGAGCTCCACCGCCTTAAGCCCCCTTCACACGCGTCTGGAATGTTCTATATCTCTCTtgttctccttcttctttttttttttttatcctccTCGATTTTCTAACGAAAACCGTGAACCGTCTATTTCGTACTTTCGACTTAATCCGTATGTGAGATAAATCTCCGATTTAGATTATATGTAATAGAAATCAAGCAATGATTAAGTATGATAATAAATTCGGTTGTAATCGTTAACGTTCGTTTGCAGTTATCTTCCGCGTGAACGAAAACAAGGAGAGAGGAAAACTTTACGGGCCAGAAGATCGTAAGAATAGTTTAGTTTCAATTATCTAATTGGTAATCGTGTGCAAATAATAGTGACGAAGACAGATGGACGATAACGGTATAGAATATCatgaaaacgaagagaaaccAGAATGTATTACGAGTCCCGCGTTCCATAACTTGACAGAAACCATTTCCACGGAATTGATCGCGTACGTGATTGCCACGTTCATCGACTCTGTTTTATTGCACGTGGCTGCAACAACATACGAGCACGATAAAAGACAGAAATCAATTGGTTCCTTTGTTTGCTGGTTAGATTCGAAGACAAGGCTGTATACGGATATGGGACGAGCATTCCACCGAATAACAATGAGATGGATGAGAACGAGGAGACCTCGTCGAGGAAGGTGATCTTTTGCGTGCACGGCAAGCTTTCTGGTTGTTGTACGGTTGTGAAGGGCGGTGCTACATCGGTCGATGAAACTACCGAAACAGCCGCAACTGCAATTACTGCCACCGCTACCGGCATCAGCGGAGCCGATTTCCAACAAACTCCTTCCAGTAAGATTCTTCCAAATTTAGATCGTATCGACTTCCAGTCAGGCGATCGGTTATAGAGGCtatcttcttatttaaaatattaaatggatTTATCGATTATCTACAGCTCCTTAGCGTTATCAATTTCTAGATCACCCTACCTTTACAAGTTACCCTCTTTATTTTACCTTGCATCCTAATCCTTCAGATTTGATCACATAAACATTATTGCTCGTGTATGTGAATCAAGCAACGTTTAATGTAACAAAATCGACTTTTTTTCCACCTCAACCAGTCACATTCCCTCTCAAAAAGAAGATTTATAAAGCCGGTAGCTAATTCAATCGGAACATTAGCGTAGTTTTAGTATATTCACGTGTTTGTCTTGCTGTATCACAGCGATTGTATTGTCCCGAAATTTATCTTCCGACTAAAATTCTGTCAGGTGGATGTCTGATAAAAAGTTtatctttatcatttttctgttAAATGTTTTTCTAGCTGTGCCGGGAGACCATTGTCACAGggaaagagacgaagagaTCGATAAAAAGgcaagaaagaaattactgCTTGCTAGTACGCTATGCGTAATTTTTATGATAGCAGAAATCGTAGGTAATCATCATGTAGATGTAAGAGCGAAATACTTGTACGATAAATGTTCGCGAAAATTAGATAAGAAATGAAActaatgattatttttaaatggaacGATCGCTCGGCTTTTCAGGTGGAGTACTATCAAATAGTTTGGCGATCGCAACAGATGCTGCGCATCTATTAACCGATTTTGCATCGTTTATGATCTCTTTATTCTCGATATGGGTAGCTAGTAGACCGGCGACGAAAAAAATGCCTTTTGGATGGTATCGAGCGGAAGTAGGTGTAAAAGATTTGctatttcaaaattgattattattcCATTGTCTACCctcgttctttcgtttcttgcCAGCAAACGCATATACACGCACGTATGCACGTACGCACACCATCAATAATATGTTCATCGTTATTCGCAGGTGATAGGAGCCTTGACGTCGGTTTTACTAATATGGGTAGTTACtggaattcttttttatctggCAGTCGAGAGAATAATT
This sequence is a window from Bombus pyrosoma isolate SC7728 linkage group LG10, ASM1482585v1, whole genome shotgun sequence. Protein-coding genes within it:
- the LOC122571870 gene encoding UDP-glucose:glycoprotein glucosyltransferase isoform X1, which codes for MSFMVNLKMRLIIFSYFLLLCVIYIKADRRVNKYVTTLIDAKWKETPLALEAAEYLNDENPSYFWKFIDAFANYDLRNVTEKENYDAVIAFAEKYLSQSEVALMKLGLSLRIYSARVEMFTQMAENKNISIFDCYNVVDVGGVFTCSLEELEELASQDTWLHPDTYSVDHRYHTSQQSEKIIILYGQIGTPKFSDFHNKLKSLTEKRGINYILRHYLKDRIDKNVRLSGYGVELQMKSTEYKATDDSDIKDNAGKDSETTNDSAEEIDGINFVTLKNLYPDKQLELDKLQTHLLETSHEIGALKVWQFQELSHQAAERIMNSPTNEAINVLTDISQNFPMQAKSLIRTKVNNEMKKEMKLNQAMFSTSLNIQPTDTALFINGLFFDLEAVDVLSLLESLRSELRVMESLRKIGFSNKEMSTLLALDLSTNMDKQEFAMDIRDSAIIWVNDIEQDSAYGRWSSSLTELLRPTFPGMLRNIRRNLYNLVLIIDPLSGESTPLITLAQSLYLHSAPLRVGFVFVTNYNTSITGLTDASVAVNNAYHYFAETKGSEHALQFLINLGNYIGPEGPDVEDVKKAIKVQDSSANINYILGEESEYDVGRHLANDFVKRSGFKKFPQALLNGVPLSAEQLNANSFEEAVLSTIMSQTPALQKAVYRGEITEGDDVVDYIMNQPNVMPRLNERILKPEKHTWLNLIGTIPNDKDYNKWSPQDLSTWLMDRMRYIYVTRRTSVHHLYTFWVVANLNDAEGRQLLREALEYIDSNADVRISVIVNPFDGTNDDNTIDINQIVLATLHSLPVDKAIRFIRNIIKEDVANGKINIEEEAVKEQLKNQADELFVHRQYVKTVLNLQQGVRAIVCNGRLIGPLDEGEEFTSEDFSLLERFSQSTYDDKLFKILIKGQLLENDEYEKNEITDDMIMKITSLLASHPQTRSRFHVPFHGDEYSAIKVPATNSDEVAFTLIAIVDPVSRGAQKLGPILKTLQQSLNCNVKVFLNCLDKNSDMPLKSFYRFVFKPQLQFTPDGRVNGAMAKFTKLPRSSLLTQYIHAPENWLVEVVRSVYDLDNIKLDNVAIGVHSEFELEHLLLEGHCFEAVIGNPPRGLQITLGTEKQPLMVDTIVMANLGYFQLKANPGEWILRLRQGRSAEIYDFTTIGGQDVLQNGNDVKVVISSLRSHVLKVKVSKKPDKVGMDLLSEDDKNSGLWNSISSFSKFWTFTTADDSDDEDEKLNIFSLASGHLYERFLKIMMLSVIKHTKSPVKFWFLKNYLSPTLKDFLPHMAKEYGFEYELVQYKWPRWLHQQTEKQRTIWGYKILFLDVLFPLNVKKIIFVDADQVVRADLKELATMDLGGAPYAYTPFCDSRKEMDGFRFWKQGYWRNHLQGRAYHISALYVVDLKRFRRIAAGDRLRGQYQALSQDPNSLSNLDQDLPNNMIHQVGIKSLPQEWLWCETWCDDASKKYAKTIDLCNNPMTKEAKLQAAVRILPEWIGYDEEIKALQTKLENENRQTEKEENETFEDVEDFTKHEEL
- the LOC122571870 gene encoding UDP-glucose:glycoprotein glucosyltransferase isoform X2 produces the protein MSFMVNLKMRLIIFSYFLLLCVIYIKADRRVNKYVTTLIDAKWKETPLALEAAEYLNDENPSYFWKFIDAFANYDLRNVTEKENYDAVIAFAEKYLSQSEVALMKLGLSLRIYSARVEMFTQMAENKNISIFDCYNVVDVGGVFTCSLEELEELASQDTWLHPDTYSVDHRYHTSQQSEKIIILYGQIGTPKFSDFHNKLKSLTEKRGINYILRHYLKDRIDKNVRLSGYGVELQMKSTEYKATDDSDIKDNAGKDSETTNDSAEEIDGINFVTLKNLYPDKQLELDKLQTHLLETSHEIGALKVWQFQELSHQAAERIMNSPTNEAINVLTDISQNFPMQAKSLIRTKVNNEMKKEMKLNQAMFSTSLNIQPTDTALFINGLFFDLEAVDVLSLLESLRSELRVMESLRKIGFSNKEMSTLLALDLSTNMDKQEFAMDIRDSAIIWVNDIEQDSAYGRWSSSLTELLRPTFPGMLRNIRRNLYNLVLIIDPLSGESTPLITLAQSLYLHSAPLRVGFVFVTNYNTSITGLTDASVAVNNAYHYFAETKGSEHALQFLINLGNYIGPEGPDVEDVKKAIKVQDSSANINYILGEESEYDVGRHLANDFVKRSGFKKFPQALLNGVPLSAEQLNANSFEEAVLSTIMSQTPALQKAVYRGEITEGDDVVDYIMNQPNVMPRLNERILKPEKHTWLNLIGTIPNDKDYNKWSPQDLSTWLMDRMRYIYVTRRTSVHHLYTFWVVANLNDAEGRQLLREALEYIDSNADVRISVIVNPFDGTNDDNTIDINQIVLATLHSLPVDKAIRFIRNIIKEDVANGKINIEEEAVKEQLKNQADELFVHRQYVKTVLNLQQGVRAIVCNGRLIGPLDEGEEFTSEDFSLLERFSQSTYDDKLFKILIKGQLLENDEYEKNEITDDMIMKITSLLASHPQTRSRFHVPFHGDEYSAIKVPATNSDEVAFTLIAIVDPVSRGAQKLGPILKTLQQSLNCNVKVFLNCLDKNSDMPLKSFYRFVFKPQLQFTPDGRVNGAMAKFTKLPRSSLLTQYIHAPENWLVEVVRSVYDLDNIKLDNVAIGVHSEFELEHLLLEGHCFEAVIGNPPRGLQITLGTEKQPLMVDTIVMANLGYFQLKANPGEWILRLRQGRSAEIYDFTTIGGQDVLQNGNDVKVVISSLRSHVLKVKVSKKPDKVGMDLLSEDDKNSGLWNSISRTFTTADDSDDEDEKLNIFSLASGHLYERFLKIMMLSVIKHTKSPVKFWFLKNYLSPTLKDFLPHMAKEYGFEYELVQYKWPRWLHQQTEKQRTIWGYKILFLDVLFPLNVKKIIFVDADQVVRADLKELATMDLGGAPYAYTPFCDSRKEMDGFRFWKQGYWRNHLQGRAYHISALYVVDLKRFRRIAAGDRLRGQYQALSQDPNSLSNLDQDLPNNMIHQVGIKSLPQEWLWCETWCDDASKKYAKTIDLCNNPMTKEAKLQAAVRILPEWIGYDEEIKALQTKLENENRQTEKEENETFEDVEDFTKHEEL